In one Pseudomonas sp. R84 genomic region, the following are encoded:
- the pdxY gene encoding pyridoxal kinase PdxY — MKRTPHLLAIQSHVVFGHAGNSAAVFPMQRVGVNVWPLNTVQFSNHTQYGQWAGEVLAPQQIPELVEGIAAIGELGNCDAVLSGYLGSAAQGRAILSGVERIKSVNPKALYLCDPVMGHPEKGCSVPTEVSDFLLEEAAAVADIMCPNQLELDSFSGRKPQSLFDCLAMARALLTRGPKAVLVKHLDYPGKPVDGFEMLLVTAEGSWHLRRPLLAFPRQPVGVGDLTSGLFLARVLLGDSLVAAFEFTAAAVHEVLLETQACASYELQLVRAQDRIAHPRVKFEATAISL; from the coding sequence ATGAAACGTACGCCTCATCTGCTCGCCATTCAGTCTCACGTGGTGTTCGGCCACGCCGGCAACAGCGCCGCGGTTTTTCCGATGCAGCGGGTCGGGGTCAATGTCTGGCCGCTCAACACCGTGCAGTTTTCCAACCACACCCAGTACGGCCAATGGGCCGGCGAAGTGCTGGCGCCGCAGCAGATTCCCGAGCTGGTCGAAGGCATCGCCGCGATTGGCGAGCTGGGCAACTGCGATGCGGTGCTGTCCGGATACCTCGGCAGCGCGGCGCAGGGCCGGGCGATTCTCAGCGGTGTCGAACGCATCAAGTCGGTCAATCCGAAGGCGCTGTATCTGTGTGACCCGGTGATGGGCCATCCGGAGAAGGGCTGCAGCGTGCCGACCGAAGTCAGCGATTTCCTTCTGGAGGAGGCGGCCGCCGTGGCGGACATCATGTGCCCGAACCAGTTGGAGCTGGACAGTTTTTCCGGGCGCAAGCCGCAGTCGTTGTTCGATTGCCTGGCGATGGCGCGTGCGCTGCTGACGCGCGGGCCGAAAGCGGTGCTGGTCAAACATCTGGATTATCCGGGTAAACCGGTCGATGGCTTTGAAATGCTACTGGTAACGGCCGAAGGCAGCTGGCATCTGCGTCGTCCGCTGCTGGCATTTCCGCGTCAGCCGGTGGGCGTTGGCGATCTGACGTCCGGCCTGTTCCTGGCGCGGGTGCTGTTGGGCGACAGTCTGGTGGCCGCGTTTGAGTTCACGGCGGCGGCGGTGCATGAGGTATTGCTGGAGACTCAGGCGTGCGCCAGTTATGAGTTGCAACTGGTGCGGGCGCAGGATCGGATTGCGCATCCGCGGGTGAAGTTCGAGGCTACTGCGATCAGTTTGTAA
- a CDS encoding DUF3301 domain-containing protein — protein MLTLENIFVLILFAAAGAWLWHNHGLRERALERVKQHCLNVRVELLDGNVALKKIGFIKDANGRRRLARVYNFEFTVTGETRHNGTITQFGAHSAQIELAPYPAPFDDTPPVVEVHKPRAEVIELSQWRQEHTKWKP, from the coding sequence ATGCTGACCCTGGAAAACATCTTCGTGCTGATACTGTTCGCCGCTGCCGGCGCGTGGCTATGGCACAACCACGGCTTGCGCGAACGCGCGCTGGAGCGGGTCAAACAGCATTGCCTGAACGTGCGGGTCGAGTTGCTCGACGGCAACGTTGCCCTGAAGAAGATCGGTTTCATCAAGGACGCCAACGGTCGCCGACGACTGGCGCGGGTGTACAACTTTGAATTCACCGTGACCGGTGAAACCCGCCATAACGGCACCATCACCCAGTTTGGCGCGCACAGTGCGCAGATCGAACTGGCGCCCTACCCGGCACCGTTCGACGACACGCCACCGGTGGTTGAAGTACACAAGCCGCGCGCCGAAGTCATCGAGTTGAGCCAGTGGCGGCAGGAACATACCAAGTGGAAGCCTTAA
- a CDS encoding CobW-like GTP-binding protein, with protein MLQNIPTHVIAGPLGAGKTSLIRQLMAQRPEGERWAVLINEFGQIGLDAALLTRDADGVALGEVAGGCLCCVNGAPFQIGLGRLLRKAKPDRLFIEPSGLGHPAQLIKQLSEAPWLGVLAVQPCVLVLDAQALEAGKPLPAAQQEALATAGLLLLNKAENLDDRAREKIASQLPAVPLIWTREAQLSLSELPGLTAKAVNGVDNLAVPKGSGQIPAVWTDPTLAICLSQAQEGGWSIGWRWHPGQTFDKRRIADWLARLNWQRAKLVIHSTEGWVSANALDNGQLIWQVSEWRKDSRIELIFVDPQNIDELQQGLSGCRES; from the coding sequence ATGTTGCAGAACATTCCTACCCATGTCATTGCTGGCCCTTTGGGCGCAGGCAAGACCAGCCTGATTCGCCAGCTCATGGCCCAGCGGCCAGAAGGTGAGCGTTGGGCGGTGCTGATCAACGAGTTCGGCCAGATCGGCCTCGATGCTGCGCTGCTGACCCGCGATGCCGATGGTGTCGCACTCGGCGAAGTGGCCGGGGGCTGCCTGTGCTGTGTCAATGGCGCGCCGTTTCAGATCGGCCTCGGGCGTTTGTTGCGCAAGGCAAAGCCGGATCGATTGTTCATCGAGCCTTCCGGGTTGGGTCATCCGGCGCAATTGATTAAACAGTTGAGTGAGGCGCCGTGGCTGGGTGTACTGGCGGTGCAGCCGTGTGTTCTGGTGCTGGATGCTCAGGCGCTGGAAGCGGGGAAACCGTTGCCGGCAGCGCAACAGGAAGCCTTGGCAACCGCTGGCCTGCTGTTGTTGAACAAGGCTGAAAACCTTGATGACAGGGCCAGGGAAAAAATCGCCAGCCAGTTGCCGGCAGTGCCGTTGATCTGGACTCGAGAGGCGCAATTAAGCCTGAGCGAGCTGCCGGGCCTGACCGCAAAAGCGGTCAATGGTGTGGATAACCTGGCCGTACCCAAGGGATCAGGACAAATACCGGCCGTCTGGACTGATCCGACGCTGGCGATTTGCTTGAGTCAGGCGCAGGAGGGCGGCTGGAGCATTGGTTGGCGTTGGCATCCGGGGCAAACGTTCGACAAGCGGCGCATCGCTGACTGGCTCGCACGCCTCAATTGGCAGCGGGCGAAGCTGGTTATCCACAGCACGGAGGGTTGGGTGTCTGCGAATGCTTTGGATAACGGACAGCTGATTTGGCAGGTCAGTGAGTGGCGAAAGGATTCGCGGATTGAGCTGATCTTCGTCGATCCGCAAAACATTGATGAGCTGCAGCAGGGTTTGTCGGGGTGTCGGGAAAGTTAG
- a CDS encoding NADH:ubiquinone oxidoreductase has product MRWMGWSLLLTLLSSEAWAQACVVHSQGERLDVKVCQQNRNIPEKLFNDGFCQPTLAGQKVEVQYVDQCPSGAFGVCRNAQVANMPYRQDIHYYGVATDAAYLKPYCEGQSQGSWLKP; this is encoded by the coding sequence ATGCGTTGGATGGGATGGTCGTTGCTGTTGACGCTGCTGTCGAGTGAAGCGTGGGCTCAGGCCTGCGTGGTGCACAGTCAGGGCGAGCGGCTCGACGTCAAAGTCTGTCAGCAGAACCGCAATATTCCTGAAAAACTGTTCAACGACGGCTTCTGCCAGCCAACCCTGGCCGGGCAAAAAGTCGAGGTGCAATACGTCGACCAGTGCCCGAGCGGCGCGTTTGGCGTGTGCCGCAACGCGCAAGTCGCCAATATGCCTTATCGCCAGGATATCCACTATTACGGCGTCGCCACCGATGCCGCGTATCTGAAGCCGTATTGCGAGGGCCAGAGCCAGGGTTCTTGGCTCAAGCCTTGA
- a CDS encoding DUF1826 domain-containing protein: MLALKLLQNRTRHQHQGPTPKTLARILEDDTNLAVWQRQLPLHISEFAHLLLSLNEPLAESLSLELPDEDAEPDLAGLALGLRDLEGYEGFIADLKWLVSAFACLLGARRIGLRLRVLDKAMCPRFHVDHVPVRLITTYAGVGSQWLKEGAMDRSQLGQANAEPQAQIQQLKSGDVALLKGEKWHGNEGFGLIHRSPQPAAGERRLILTLDWLG; the protein is encoded by the coding sequence ATGCTTGCACTCAAACTGCTGCAAAACCGTACCCGCCATCAACATCAAGGCCCGACGCCGAAAACACTGGCACGGATTCTGGAAGACGACACCAACCTCGCCGTCTGGCAGCGCCAACTGCCTTTGCACATCAGCGAATTTGCCCACTTGCTACTGTCGCTCAACGAGCCTCTGGCGGAGTCGCTGAGTCTGGAGTTGCCAGATGAGGACGCGGAACCTGATCTTGCTGGTCTGGCCTTGGGCTTGCGCGATCTGGAGGGTTACGAAGGCTTTATCGCCGATCTGAAATGGTTAGTCAGCGCCTTTGCCTGCTTGCTCGGTGCGCGGCGCATCGGCCTGCGCCTGCGGGTGCTGGATAAAGCCATGTGCCCGCGCTTCCACGTTGATCATGTGCCAGTGCGGCTGATCACGACCTACGCCGGCGTTGGCAGCCAATGGCTCAAGGAAGGCGCGATGGATCGCAGTCAATTGGGACAGGCCAACGCCGAACCCCAAGCGCAAATACAGCAACTCAAGAGCGGCGACGTCGCCTTACTGAAAGGCGAGAAATGGCACGGCAATGAAGGTTTTGGATTGATTCACCGTTCGCCGCAACCGGCTGCAGGCGAGCGTCGTCTGATACTGACCCTCGACTGGCTCGGTTGA